One Nitrospirota bacterium genomic region harbors:
- the soxC gene encoding sulfite dehydrogenase, translated as MGRFLDEDVPHADSSARPLSRRAFIAGAATFAGLTAARSLLPSAHAKPAAPEDPTKVPGAPPSAYGRRSAFEQARRLVRSAVSLTPHQSLHGIITPNSLHFERHHNGVPTIDPAKHRLLVHGLVERPLVFTMDDLVRFPSASRVVFIECSGNSAGEWIAPVGRTVQETHGLLSAGEWTGVPLATVLAEAGVKPDATWVLAEGGDAAAMTRSLPLHEILEETLLCYAQNGEALRPEQGYPLRLVIPGWEGNTCIKWLRRLKLGTAPFMTREETSHYTDLMPDGTARQFTFVMEAKSVITSPSGGQRIRPGFVEIRGLAWSGRGRITSVDVSTDGGRSWRPAQLQEPVLPKCCTRFRFPWRWQGQETILQSRCTDETGYVQPARADLIAVRGVNSVYHYHAVQSWRVSRDGTVTNIHV; from the coding sequence ATGGGGCGCTTCCTGGATGAGGATGTTCCGCATGCCGATAGCTCCGCTCGGCCGCTCAGCCGCCGGGCCTTCATCGCCGGCGCGGCGACCTTTGCGGGATTGACGGCCGCCCGCTCCCTTCTGCCATCGGCGCACGCGAAACCCGCGGCTCCGGAGGACCCGACGAAGGTGCCGGGCGCCCCGCCCAGCGCGTATGGCCGACGCTCCGCGTTCGAGCAGGCGAGGCGGCTGGTCAGATCCGCCGTGTCCCTGACGCCGCACCAGTCGCTGCACGGGATCATCACACCCAACTCTTTGCATTTCGAACGGCACCATAACGGCGTGCCCACGATCGATCCGGCCAAACACCGGCTGCTCGTGCACGGCCTGGTGGAGCGGCCGCTGGTCTTCACCATGGACGATCTCGTGCGCTTTCCGTCCGCGTCGAGAGTCGTGTTCATCGAATGCTCGGGGAACTCGGCCGGAGAATGGATCGCGCCCGTCGGCCGCACCGTCCAGGAAACCCACGGCCTCCTGAGCGCCGGCGAATGGACCGGCGTGCCGCTGGCGACCGTGTTGGCCGAGGCGGGTGTCAAGCCGGACGCAACGTGGGTGCTCGCCGAGGGCGGCGACGCCGCGGCCATGACGCGCAGTCTGCCGCTCCACGAGATCCTGGAAGAAACCCTGTTGTGCTACGCACAGAACGGCGAGGCGCTGCGGCCCGAGCAGGGCTATCCGCTCCGGCTGGTCATTCCCGGCTGGGAGGGCAACACCTGTATCAAGTGGCTGCGGCGCCTGAAACTGGGCACCGCGCCGTTCATGACCCGTGAAGAGACATCGCACTATACGGACCTCATGCCGGACGGGACCGCGCGGCAGTTTACCTTCGTCATGGAGGCCAAGTCGGTGATCACCAGCCCGTCGGGCGGGCAGCGGATTCGGCCGGGTTTCGTGGAGATCCGCGGGTTGGCCTGGAGCGGACGAGGACGCATCACGTCGGTGGACGTGAGCACGGACGGCGGGCGCTCGTGGCGGCCGGCGCAATTGCAGGAACCGGTGTTGCCCAAGTGTTGTACGCGCTTTCGGTTTCCCTGGCGCTGGCAGGGGCAGGAAACGATTCTGCAGAGCCGGTGCACGGACGAGACCGGCTATGTGCAACCGGCCCGCGCCGACCTGATCGCGGTGCGCGGCGTGAACTCCGTGTACCATTACCATGCCGTTCAAAGTTGGCGCGTGTCTCGCGACGGCACGGTGACGAATATCCATGTCTAA
- a CDS encoding sensor histidine kinase, with protein MIGIRWARSLAQKSLIPVTGHPILSQAILGFGAIAAVLASAVLSALRPDWRWHHEPLHSTMEALGGLAAMAMATVLLRRREERGGVKFQALAIGFLGMGILDTFHAMVRPGNAFVLLRNMASLLGGAGFAFVWAQTSERLRVRRPWLPWAVAVGALILGVSVLVWPDRIPDMIRHGEFTPTAVAPQSLACLFFFAATLRLLHDYRRSGEPEDYLFGCLALLFALAELVFMYSVPWDARWWFWHLLRLSACVLALGYVARRYLRTISDLEASLVRTKRAEETLRRSERQLRQALDDRERMAQDLHDGAIQSLFATTLSLERSRRQAAIDPTESVRQLDSAIADLKSVIRDLRGYLVGPEPPLSGGREFETALNALVATMEGPHRIHFDVRIDPAAADRVTPEQAAHLLAIAREAMSNCLRHSAARTGTVSLHLHDGNVRLIVEDDGAGFQTGAAHKQGHGLRNMDARARKLGGRLAVHSEPGRGTRIVCDVP; from the coding sequence GTGATCGGCATACGCTGGGCGCGTTCCCTGGCACAGAAATCCTTAATCCCCGTGACCGGTCACCCGATCCTCTCGCAGGCGATCCTTGGATTCGGCGCCATCGCTGCGGTGCTGGCAAGCGCGGTCCTGTCCGCGCTCCGGCCGGATTGGCGTTGGCATCACGAGCCGCTGCACTCGACGATGGAAGCGTTGGGAGGATTGGCCGCGATGGCGATGGCGACGGTCCTGTTGCGACGACGCGAGGAGCGGGGCGGCGTAAAATTCCAAGCCTTGGCAATCGGCTTCCTGGGAATGGGGATTCTGGACACGTTTCATGCCATGGTCCGGCCGGGAAATGCGTTCGTGCTCCTGCGGAACATGGCCAGCCTGCTCGGCGGCGCCGGATTCGCGTTCGTCTGGGCTCAGACCTCCGAGCGCCTCCGGGTGCGGCGCCCATGGCTGCCGTGGGCCGTCGCAGTCGGCGCGCTGATCCTGGGCGTCTCGGTTCTGGTCTGGCCCGACCGGATTCCGGACATGATCCGCCACGGCGAGTTTACTCCGACGGCGGTCGCGCCCCAGAGCCTGGCGTGCCTGTTCTTCTTCGCGGCGACCCTGCGTCTCCTCCACGATTACCGGCGCTCCGGCGAACCGGAAGACTATCTGTTTGGCTGCCTCGCGCTCTTGTTCGCTCTGGCCGAGTTGGTCTTCATGTATTCGGTGCCCTGGGACGCCCGTTGGTGGTTCTGGCACCTGTTGCGCCTGAGCGCCTGTGTTCTGGCGTTGGGCTATGTCGCTCGCCGGTATCTTCGCACGATCTCCGATTTGGAAGCCTCCCTGGTCCGGACGAAACGCGCCGAAGAGACCCTGCGCCGGAGCGAGCGGCAGCTTCGGCAGGCGCTGGACGACCGGGAGCGGATGGCCCAGGACCTGCACGATGGAGCCATCCAATCGCTCTTTGCGACCACGCTCAGCCTGGAACGGTCCCGGCGGCAGGCGGCGATCGATCCGACCGAATCGGTCCGCCAACTGGATTCAGCCATTGCCGATCTCAAATCGGTGATTCGTGACCTCCGCGGGTACCTGGTCGGACCCGAGCCGCCGCTCTCCGGCGGACGCGAGTTCGAAACGGCATTGAATGCCCTGGTCGCGACGATGGAAGGGCCGCACCGGATCCATTTCGATGTGCGGATCGACCCGGCCGCCGCGGACAGGGTGACGCCGGAACAGGCCGCCCATCTGCTCGCGATCGCGCGGGAAGCGATGAGCAACTGCCTGCGGCATTCGGCCGCCCGCACCGGGACGGTGTCGCTGCACCTGCATGACGGGAACGTGAGGCTGATCGTGGAGGACGACGGCGCGGGGTTTCAGACGGGCGCGGCCCACAAACAAGGGCACGGCTTGCGGAACATGGACGCCCGCGCCAGGAAACTCGGCGGCCGGCTGGCGGTGCATTCCGAGCCGGGGCGCGGAACGCGGATCGTCTGCGACGTGCCTTAG
- a CDS encoding TlpA disulfide reductase family protein: MRRIRIGLLGLTILWSGLGGGLIGNGAGMAEAAPSAVPPFELVTLAGEVYSHETIIGRPTLLVFWAPWCKVCRRELPSLGDFYQRRKPARLRVISIGFADTRTNVEAFVKARPDTFVFPTAYDEDRWTAQAFNVNATPTSVLVDAQGHIVLVYRGAGILQNAKFREFLSALTE, encoded by the coding sequence ATGCGACGGATCAGGATCGGTCTCCTTGGTCTGACGATCCTGTGGTCCGGCCTCGGCGGAGGCCTGATCGGAAACGGAGCAGGCATGGCCGAAGCGGCGCCTTCGGCCGTCCCGCCGTTCGAGCTGGTGACGTTGGCCGGCGAGGTGTACAGCCACGAAACGATCATAGGCCGGCCGACGTTGTTGGTGTTCTGGGCGCCGTGGTGCAAGGTCTGCCGACGCGAGCTGCCGAGCCTGGGCGACTTCTATCAGCGGAGGAAACCGGCGCGGCTCCGTGTGATCTCGATCGGGTTCGCCGATACGAGAACCAACGTCGAGGCGTTCGTGAAAGCCAGGCCCGATACGTTCGTGTTTCCCACGGCCTATGACGAAGATCGATGGACGGCGCAGGCCTTCAACGTCAACGCCACGCCGACCTCCGTGCTGGTCGATGCTCAGGGGCACATCGTGCTCGTGTATCGCGGCGCCGGCATTCTCCAGAACGCCAAGTTTCGGGAGTTCCTGTCCGCGTTGACCGAGTGA
- a CDS encoding response regulator transcription factor — protein MPRPDTKPIRLLLVDDHQVLRLGLRTLFAEAGGFQVVGEAGTKAAAVTEAARLKPDVVLMDVRLPDGSGIEACREIRAARPETRVLFLTSYADDDAVLATILAGADGFLLKEIGGEELLRAARTVADGQSILDPAVTERVLARLKSVPATSHGEKRDALSPQEERVLALVAEGKTNKEIAVALNLSEKTVGNYLGNVFQKLHVTRRAQAAVYYTQRRPKI, from the coding sequence ATGCCTCGACCTGACACGAAGCCGATCCGGCTGCTGTTGGTGGACGACCACCAGGTGCTCCGGCTGGGGCTGCGCACGTTGTTCGCCGAAGCCGGCGGATTCCAGGTGGTCGGTGAAGCCGGCACGAAAGCGGCCGCCGTGACCGAAGCGGCGCGCCTCAAGCCCGATGTCGTGTTGATGGACGTCCGGCTCCCCGACGGCAGCGGAATCGAAGCCTGTCGCGAGATCCGGGCGGCGCGCCCTGAGACGCGGGTGCTCTTTCTCACCTCCTACGCCGACGATGACGCGGTCCTGGCCACGATTCTTGCCGGCGCCGACGGGTTCCTGCTCAAAGAAATCGGCGGCGAGGAACTGCTTCGCGCGGCGAGGACCGTGGCCGACGGACAATCGATCCTCGATCCGGCCGTGACGGAACGCGTGCTCGCGCGTCTGAAATCCGTTCCGGCCACGTCGCACGGCGAGAAGCGCGACGCGCTCTCGCCGCAGGAGGAACGCGTACTCGCGCTGGTGGCCGAAGGCAAGACCAACAAGGAGATCGCGGTCGCGCTCAACCTCAGCGAGAAAACGGTCGGTAATTACCTGGGTAACGTCTTTCAGAAGCTCCACGTCACGCGCCGCGCCCAGGCGGCCGTCTACTACACCCAACGCCGTCCGAAGATCTGA
- a CDS encoding DsrE family protein codes for MIATFPCKLALASMLSVALFALTAVPDPAQAADNPKKEKVKVLYHVDGKDPEVAKYALALINKHIDAEGGPENIDVELVVHGPALELFEKDKMDPEMQKRFDQIIEKGVHAEMCQLSMKVFGKTLDNLAKGFVATLHPVAVKRIADLQRQGYLYIKP; via the coding sequence ATGATCGCCACGTTCCCCTGCAAGCTGGCGCTCGCGTCAATGCTGTCGGTCGCCTTATTCGCCCTCACCGCGGTCCCCGACCCGGCGCAGGCGGCGGACAACCCCAAGAAGGAGAAAGTCAAAGTCCTGTACCACGTGGACGGGAAGGACCCGGAGGTCGCCAAGTACGCGCTCGCCCTCATCAACAAGCACATCGACGCGGAGGGCGGGCCGGAGAACATCGACGTGGAGTTGGTCGTGCACGGACCGGCGTTGGAACTGTTCGAGAAGGACAAGATGGACCCAGAAATGCAGAAGCGATTCGACCAGATCATCGAGAAAGGCGTGCACGCGGAGATGTGCCAGCTGTCGATGAAGGTCTTCGGCAAGACGCTGGACAATCTGGCCAAGGGATTCGTCGCCACCTTGCATCCCGTGGCGGTGAAACGTATCGCGGATCTGCAGCGACAGGGCTACCTCTACATCAAGCCGTAA